A section of the Haloferax sp. Atlit-12N genome encodes:
- a CDS encoding DUF3209 family protein, translated as MACAELEALRLALLNITGTTDEHAKRHAEAELEDYLGDADPGPIQALANATSLDEAQRHLDAALVDLEAEATRIDDDDPQAGYLRGRLVAVRDAERSLRRLREGADAFLDDLGEAHHTLHDAFPVED; from the coding sequence ATGGCCTGCGCAGAACTCGAAGCGCTCCGACTGGCGCTCCTGAACATCACCGGAACGACCGACGAACACGCGAAGCGACACGCCGAAGCCGAACTCGAAGACTACCTCGGCGACGCCGACCCCGGCCCGATTCAGGCGCTCGCGAACGCGACCAGCCTCGACGAGGCCCAGCGGCACCTCGACGCCGCGCTCGTCGACCTCGAAGCGGAGGCGACGCGAATCGACGACGACGACCCGCAGGCGGGCTACCTCCGCGGCCGACTCGTCGCCGTCCGCGACGCCGAACGGTCGCTTCGCCGCCTCCGCGAGGGAGCCGATGCGTTCCTCGACGACCTCGGGGAGGCGCACCACACGCTCCACGACGCCTTTCCCGTCGAGGACTGA
- a CDS encoding PQQ-binding-like beta-propeller repeat protein: MAPSPLTARRDLGEVEPASSRHNWARSAVEATDDAVFVGTADGRVIALETATDSTPDTGERWQARGEHSVVSMAATDDFLVVGERGGDGLVRVLDTETGVARWTYATADDVGTATKDSLFFRPYVVDLAVTGDRVVVAARRYERDGEARVWRSVVLGFDRDGRLAWRRRVHASPIAVAAEGDRVAVAYNRCPNPEQDGLVLLDAHSGARVASWDPGTDGDRRVGDVAFAGDAVAVASHGDKRGYLLDFDGETRWQLDLATERRVGDETVYAYPTHVCVADGTAVFVTGNTFAESTRDPDARHPDEHTAVGVSVDGGDRLWTRDTGGFARAAVATSSQIFVPSAQHFREREAERHGVHVFAPDAGHVETMGLPGIPTAIAAGGGVLAVVEEPVEYHDESVTRGAYRLRTRPIP, translated from the coding sequence ATGGCACCGTCCCCACTCACGGCCCGCCGCGACCTCGGGGAAGTCGAACCCGCGAGCAGCCGCCACAACTGGGCTCGCTCCGCGGTCGAAGCGACCGACGACGCCGTCTTCGTCGGGACCGCGGACGGCCGCGTCATCGCGCTGGAGACTGCTACCGATTCCACGCCCGACACCGGCGAACGCTGGCAGGCGCGCGGCGAGCACTCCGTGGTGTCGATGGCCGCCACCGACGACTTCCTCGTCGTCGGCGAGCGCGGCGGCGACGGGCTGGTTCGGGTCCTCGACACCGAGACGGGCGTCGCCCGCTGGACGTACGCGACGGCTGACGACGTGGGCACGGCGACGAAGGACTCGCTGTTCTTTCGACCGTACGTCGTCGACCTCGCGGTGACGGGCGACAGGGTCGTCGTCGCCGCCCGGCGCTACGAGCGGGACGGCGAAGCGCGAGTCTGGCGGAGCGTCGTCCTCGGGTTCGACCGGGACGGGCGACTCGCGTGGCGCAGGCGCGTCCACGCGTCGCCCATCGCGGTCGCCGCCGAAGGAGACCGCGTCGCCGTCGCGTACAACCGCTGTCCGAATCCCGAACAGGACGGCCTCGTTCTCCTAGACGCTCACTCCGGAGCGCGGGTCGCGTCGTGGGACCCCGGCACCGACGGGGACCGACGCGTCGGCGACGTGGCCTTCGCGGGCGACGCCGTCGCCGTCGCCAGTCACGGCGACAAACGCGGCTATCTCCTCGATTTCGACGGGGAGACGCGGTGGCAACTCGACCTCGCTACCGAGCGCCGCGTCGGCGACGAGACCGTCTACGCCTATCCGACCCACGTCTGCGTCGCCGACGGAACCGCCGTCTTCGTCACGGGGAACACGTTCGCCGAATCGACCCGCGACCCGGACGCGCGACATCCCGACGAACACACCGCAGTCGGCGTCTCGGTCGACGGGGGTGACCGCCTGTGGACCCGCGACACCGGCGGATTCGCACGGGCAGCCGTCGCCACCAGCTCACAGATTTTCGTGCCGTCCGCCCAGCATTTCCGAGAGCGGGAGGCCGAGCGCCACGGCGTCCACGTTTTCGCCCCCGACGCGGGGCACGTCGAAACGATGGGACTCCCCGGCATCCCGACCGCCATCGCCGCGGGCGGGGGCGTCCTCGCGGTGGTCGAAGAGCCGGTCGAGTACCACGACGAGAGCGTCACTCGCGGGGCGTACCGGCTTCGAACGCGGCCGATTCCGTAG
- a CDS encoding ferredoxin: protein MFEIEIDRDACDGIFACLARDGRFVEDDDGLATIDPDAPGVVSVEQTGERVVALLEGDAEADVDDDATLAARACPPGAISVREVDA from the coding sequence ATGTTCGAAATCGAAATCGACCGAGACGCCTGCGACGGCATCTTCGCCTGCCTCGCCCGCGACGGCCGGTTCGTCGAGGACGACGACGGACTCGCCACAATCGACCCCGACGCGCCCGGCGTCGTGAGCGTCGAGCAGACGGGCGAGCGCGTCGTCGCCCTCCTCGAAGGAGATGCCGAAGCGGACGTCGACGACGACGCGACGCTCGCGGCGCGAGCCTGTCCGCCGGGCGCGATTTCGGTCCGGGAGGTGGACGCGTGA
- a CDS encoding VWA domain-containing protein: MTTQTLPFSAIVGQDELKRALLAVGANDDLDGLLVRGEKGTAKSTAVRALADLLPEQEVVAGCPYGCPPDPDDPARQCDSCRARDDPAVERRSVPLVTLPLGATRDRVAGTLSVADALDGEASFDPGLLARANRGILYVDEVNLLDDHLVDLLLDAAASGVNRVERDGVSVEHPAEFTLVGTMNPEEGDLRPQLRDRFALQATVVGSRDIDDRVEIIDRALAGGDDPETVADAHREETAALEVTLREATARLDAVALPAEFKRDIAELCVDAGVEGHRADIAIARAARTLAALDGRTKVLEGDVREAAALALPHRLQSRPFDDDPDLDDVLDDHFDEEVDRDDAEDGEEGENGNDGDGGNGEDGGGEEVGSDSGEDRDAAGEAPDADTGDDDAGDDDTDGDDRGGEVGGADDSAPEDGDSEERTSEDGDTNNSGDADADDADEATPLLPGQSRAAIGDAERPPVEDATLDAETPGDGSRAAVRESRQGRGSRVRTESATETDDIDVPASVRAAASAGRSRVTRSDLRTAVARGSAETLVVFVVDASASMRAAMRRAKGTVLSLLEDAYEQRDEVSFVAVAGDDAEVLLPPTDSVTLAARHLKELPTGDRTPLPSGLDAARRVIDRSDADAALVVVVTDGRANVADGSPTGQTRSAARNLATADASVVVVDAGDDGIGVTDILVSETGARRIPLSDLSAERVAEAARSADGQ, encoded by the coding sequence ATGACGACTCAGACGCTGCCGTTCTCGGCTATCGTCGGGCAAGACGAACTGAAACGGGCGTTGTTGGCCGTCGGAGCCAACGACGACCTCGACGGGCTCCTCGTTCGCGGCGAGAAGGGAACCGCGAAGTCGACCGCGGTCCGCGCCCTCGCCGACCTCCTGCCCGAACAGGAAGTCGTCGCTGGCTGTCCGTACGGTTGTCCGCCGGACCCGGACGACCCGGCCCGCCAGTGCGACTCGTGTCGCGCCCGCGACGACCCCGCGGTCGAGCGCCGGTCGGTTCCGCTCGTGACGCTCCCGCTCGGCGCGACCCGCGACCGGGTCGCGGGCACGCTTTCGGTCGCCGACGCGCTCGACGGCGAGGCGTCGTTCGACCCCGGGCTCTTGGCCCGCGCGAACCGCGGCATCCTCTACGTGGACGAGGTGAACCTCCTCGACGACCACTTGGTCGACTTGCTTTTGGACGCGGCCGCGAGCGGCGTCAACCGCGTCGAGCGCGACGGGGTGAGCGTCGAACACCCCGCCGAGTTCACCCTCGTCGGGACGATGAACCCCGAGGAGGGCGACCTCCGCCCCCAACTCCGCGACCGCTTCGCCCTCCAAGCGACCGTCGTCGGCAGCCGCGACATCGACGACCGCGTGGAGATTATCGACCGGGCGCTGGCGGGCGGCGACGACCCGGAAACGGTCGCCGACGCCCACCGCGAGGAGACCGCGGCACTCGAAGTCACGCTTCGCGAGGCGACGGCCCGCCTCGACGCGGTCGCCCTCCCGGCCGAGTTCAAGCGCGACATCGCCGAACTCTGCGTCGACGCCGGCGTCGAGGGCCACCGCGCCGACATCGCCATCGCCCGCGCGGCCCGCACCCTCGCGGCGCTCGACGGCCGGACGAAGGTACTCGAAGGCGACGTTCGCGAGGCGGCCGCGCTCGCGCTCCCCCACCGACTGCAGAGTCGTCCGTTCGACGACGACCCCGACCTCGACGACGTGCTCGACGACCACTTCGACGAGGAGGTGGACCGGGACGACGCCGAGGACGGCGAAGAGGGTGAGAACGGAAACGATGGAGATGGCGGAAACGGTGAAGACGGCGGCGGCGAGGAAGTCGGTTCCGACTCCGGTGAGGACCGCGACGCCGCGGGAGAGGCCCCCGACGCCGATACCGGGGATGACGACGCCGGGGATGACGATACCGACGGCGACGACCGAGGTGGAGAAGTCGGCGGAGCCGACGACAGCGCCCCCGAAGACGGCGATTCGGAAGAGAGGACTTCCGAGGACGGCGATACCAACAACTCCGGAGACGCCGACGCCGACGATGCCGACGAAGCCACGCCGCTCCTCCCCGGACAGAGCCGGGCCGCCATCGGCGACGCCGAGCGACCGCCGGTCGAGGACGCGACCCTCGACGCGGAGACCCCCGGTGACGGGAGCCGTGCCGCAGTTCGGGAGTCGCGGCAGGGGCGAGGCTCGCGGGTGCGGACCGAATCGGCGACCGAGACCGACGACATCGACGTTCCCGCCTCGGTCCGGGCCGCGGCCTCGGCCGGTCGCTCCCGCGTCACCCGGTCGGACCTCCGAACCGCGGTCGCCCGCGGGTCGGCCGAGACGCTCGTCGTGTTCGTCGTGGACGCGAGCGCGTCGATGCGCGCCGCCATGCGACGGGCGAAAGGCACCGTGCTGTCGCTCCTCGAAGACGCCTACGAACAGCGCGACGAGGTCTCGTTCGTCGCGGTCGCCGGCGACGACGCCGAGGTGTTGCTCCCGCCGACCGACAGCGTCACGCTGGCGGCGCGGCACCTGAAGGAACTCCCGACGGGCGACAGGACGCCGCTTCCGTCCGGGTTGGACGCCGCCCGTCGGGTCATCGACCGCTCGGACGCCGACGCCGCGCTCGTCGTCGTCGTGACCGACGGACGGGCCAACGTCGCGGACGGGAGCCCGACCGGGCAGACCCGGTCGGCGGCGCGGAACCTCGCCACTGCGGACGCGTCGGTCGTCGTCGTCGACGCCGGCGACGACGGTATCGGCGTGACCGACATCCTCGTCTCCGAGACGGGCGCGCGGCGCATCCCGCTGTCCGACCTGTCGGCCGAGCGGGTTGCCGAGGCCGCGCGCTCGGCGGACGGGCAGTAG
- a CDS encoding cobalamin biosynthesis protein gives MNDTGVAPADDLLKSAPETAYLWGHVAGGGAVEPGQFTALTNDETCANRLAVIAGGGEIDRRETEREYAHNTAVTRVKDEYHVMVEGDVVRSASAAFGLPVGDDAGGYRFDVFDDRRKQLLRGLLESCGTVCFKSSSGTVGISFVHDDRALLETVDGLLDACPVDAPTGEIGETSSGGYWFGIDDDAAAGFGEWVYEGSDETSLFAPTRRRKLVRSLEEAENA, from the coding sequence GTGAACGACACCGGCGTCGCCCCCGCGGACGACCTCCTGAAGAGCGCGCCCGAGACGGCCTATCTCTGGGGCCACGTCGCCGGCGGCGGAGCGGTCGAGCCGGGACAGTTCACGGCGCTGACGAACGACGAGACCTGTGCGAACCGCCTCGCGGTCATCGCCGGCGGCGGCGAAATCGACCGCCGAGAGACGGAGCGAGAGTACGCCCACAACACCGCCGTCACCCGCGTCAAAGACGAGTACCACGTCATGGTCGAAGGCGACGTGGTCAGAAGCGCGAGCGCCGCGTTCGGCCTCCCCGTCGGCGACGACGCCGGCGGCTACCGCTTCGACGTGTTCGACGACCGGCGAAAACAGCTCCTTCGGGGACTGCTCGAATCCTGCGGGACGGTCTGTTTCAAGTCCTCGTCGGGGACGGTCGGCATCTCGTTCGTCCACGACGACCGGGCGCTCCTCGAAACCGTGGACGGGCTACTCGACGCCTGTCCGGTCGACGCGCCGACCGGCGAGATTGGAGAGACCTCGTCGGGTGGCTACTGGTTCGGCATCGACGACGACGCGGCCGCCGGCTTCGGCGAGTGGGTCTACGAGGGGAGCGACGAGACGAGCCTGTTCGCGCCGACGCGGCGTCGAAAGCTCGTCCGCAGCCTCGAAGAGGCCGAGAACGCATGA
- the cobN gene encoding cobaltochelatase subunit CobN, producing MTPTIGLYTATENELGAVQRAARRLDGIDLVVRSASDLDDVTDADAFVDELESATAAVFWLHGAEDSMPGYDHAVERLEAAGVPLVVKATGDAFARRDTTVADADRERVCEYLDRGGAVNVENLCRFLAAEYAGVETAVDDPVELPTEGVYHPDYPGVEYDELLDTHDPDKPTIGVWFYESHWTHANTRYVDALVERLESLGANVLPAFCNPATDEEGQENAEWVARNWFSDDDGPVVDAVVSSFMFSLSMSERGRDADDEGAAAEDVFLSELGVPVLQAITTMRSRSRYESSDTGVMGFELALSVALPEFDGNVITHPISGKERMEDEAGVGSAPKQHFPIDDRVDHVARLAVNWARLRHLPNDEKNVAVVLHNYPPSDDGIGTAFGMDSPESTVNLLSELRSRGYAVGDLPADGQALIDDLTSQLTLDDRWVAPEDVRDLSVDVVSPGQYADWFADADDRFRDNIVEEWGDPPERPFAIPGVEFENVLVTVQPPRGFGMDPSKVYHDSDLQPPHDYVAFYAWLREAFEADAVVHLGTHGSLEWLPGKTVGLNGESAPDQLISDLPNVYPYIINNPGEGTQAKRRSYAAIVDYLTPVMRTAGTYDDLADLEELAREYREAGMDEARPERGDQLRELLVDAIDDLDLAVELGFEDTDAIGDAIGSADADDGTEAVDFDELVERVHEYLTDVKTTQIRMGLHTMGEPPERDRLVEYLVALTRLPNADTPSLRESVAGVMGVDYDRMRDEPGTYDDELGMYLSEAADRVYDQCVELVSALAERDFDVPESEVDAGPDDEVNMNLLVVDIDQLGDARAKRGAHDDLREVLAFICDEAAPRVAAAEAEIPQTADALNGEYVRPGGSGAPTRGGVDLLPTGRNFYTLDPRKVPAKPAWSVGERVAEGVLDRHYDDHGEYPEEFGVVAWGTPTVRTRGETIAQVLAFMGVEPVWTDAGRVDGVEPIPLEDLDRPRIDVTTRVSGLFRDAFPQAASVVNDAVDAVVELDEPHELNYVKKHVEEDAAEFEADGVDADEAEKLAKHRVFTTTPGGYGAGTNKAVDEGEWDDRSDLADVFVQWGGYALGSRGKVTEARDAFERRLSGVEATVKIEDTAEQDEFDSSDWYAFHGGFVSAVGEISGSDPASYVGDSSDPDNVSVYTNEEKVRKAMRARVLNPDWLDSMEEHGYKGAGDLSTTVDVALGWDATTGVVSDTLWESLADAYAFDEDRQEWLRDVNPWALESITATFLEAIDRDLWDADDDVRERLQDINLSVEGDLEANTTNAMTQTQSDD from the coding sequence ATGACACCGACAATCGGACTGTACACAGCGACCGAAAACGAGTTGGGCGCGGTCCAGCGGGCCGCGCGCCGACTCGACGGAATCGACCTCGTCGTCCGCTCCGCGAGCGATTTGGACGACGTGACCGACGCGGACGCCTTCGTCGACGAGCTAGAGTCGGCGACGGCGGCCGTCTTCTGGCTCCACGGGGCCGAAGACAGCATGCCCGGCTACGACCACGCCGTCGAACGACTCGAAGCGGCGGGCGTGCCGCTCGTCGTCAAGGCCACCGGCGACGCCTTCGCGCGCCGGGACACGACTGTCGCCGACGCGGACCGCGAGCGCGTCTGCGAGTATCTCGACCGCGGCGGCGCGGTGAACGTCGAGAACCTCTGTCGGTTCCTCGCCGCCGAGTACGCCGGCGTCGAGACGGCGGTGGACGACCCGGTCGAACTCCCGACAGAGGGCGTCTACCACCCGGACTACCCCGGCGTCGAGTACGACGAACTGCTCGATACGCACGACCCCGACAAGCCGACCATCGGCGTCTGGTTCTACGAGTCTCACTGGACGCACGCGAACACCCGGTACGTGGACGCGCTCGTGGAGCGACTGGAATCGCTCGGCGCGAACGTCCTCCCGGCGTTCTGCAACCCCGCGACCGACGAGGAGGGACAGGAGAACGCCGAGTGGGTCGCCCGCAACTGGTTTTCGGACGACGACGGCCCCGTCGTCGACGCCGTCGTCAGCTCCTTCATGTTCTCGCTGTCGATGAGCGAGCGCGGCCGCGACGCCGACGACGAAGGCGCGGCCGCCGAGGACGTGTTCCTCAGCGAACTCGGCGTCCCCGTGTTGCAGGCTATTACAACCATGCGCTCTCGAAGCCGGTACGAATCGAGCGACACGGGCGTGATGGGCTTCGAACTCGCGCTGTCGGTCGCGCTCCCCGAGTTCGACGGCAACGTCATCACCCACCCGATAAGCGGGAAAGAGCGGATGGAAGACGAGGCGGGGGTCGGGAGCGCGCCGAAACAGCACTTCCCCATCGATGACCGCGTCGACCACGTCGCCCGACTCGCGGTCAACTGGGCGCGGCTTCGCCACCTGCCGAACGACGAAAAGAACGTCGCGGTCGTCCTCCACAACTACCCGCCGAGCGACGACGGCATCGGGACGGCCTTCGGGATGGACAGCCCAGAGAGTACGGTCAACCTCCTCTCCGAACTCCGGAGTCGGGGCTACGCCGTCGGCGACCTCCCCGCGGACGGACAGGCGCTCATCGACGACCTCACCTCGCAGTTGACGCTGGACGACCGCTGGGTCGCCCCCGAGGACGTGCGGGACCTGAGCGTCGACGTGGTGTCTCCGGGTCAGTACGCCGACTGGTTCGCCGACGCCGACGACCGCTTCCGTGACAACATCGTCGAGGAGTGGGGCGACCCGCCCGAGCGACCGTTTGCGATTCCGGGCGTCGAGTTCGAGAACGTCCTCGTAACCGTCCAGCCCCCGCGCGGGTTCGGGATGGACCCCTCGAAAGTGTACCACGATTCGGACCTCCAACCCCCGCACGACTACGTGGCGTTCTACGCGTGGCTCCGCGAGGCGTTCGAGGCCGACGCCGTGGTCCACCTCGGCACCCACGGAAGCCTCGAATGGCTCCCCGGCAAGACCGTCGGGCTAAACGGCGAGAGCGCGCCGGACCAACTGATCTCCGACCTCCCGAACGTCTACCCGTACATCATCAACAACCCCGGCGAGGGGACACAGGCAAAGCGCCGGTCGTACGCGGCCATCGTGGACTACCTCACGCCGGTCATGCGCACGGCGGGGACGTACGACGACCTCGCGGACCTCGAAGAACTCGCCCGCGAGTACCGCGAGGCGGGCATGGACGAGGCCCGTCCCGAACGCGGCGACCAGCTCCGCGAACTCCTCGTTGACGCAATCGACGACCTCGACCTCGCGGTCGAACTCGGGTTCGAAGACACAGACGCCATCGGCGACGCAATCGGTAGCGCAGATGCCGATGACGGCACCGAAGCCGTCGACTTCGACGAACTCGTCGAACGCGTCCACGAGTACCTGACCGACGTGAAGACGACGCAGATTCGGATGGGCCTCCACACGATGGGCGAACCGCCCGAGCGCGACCGACTCGTGGAGTACCTCGTCGCGCTCACCCGCCTCCCGAACGCCGACACGCCGAGCCTCCGCGAGAGCGTCGCGGGGGTCATGGGCGTCGACTACGACCGGATGCGAGACGAGCCGGGGACGTACGACGACGAACTCGGGATGTACCTCTCGGAGGCCGCAGACCGCGTCTACGACCAGTGCGTCGAACTGGTGTCGGCCCTCGCCGAGCGCGACTTCGACGTGCCCGAGTCGGAAGTCGACGCCGGCCCCGACGACGAAGTGAACATGAACCTGCTCGTCGTCGATATCGACCAACTCGGCGATGCGCGGGCGAAACGCGGCGCGCACGACGACCTCCGCGAGGTGCTCGCGTTCATCTGCGACGAGGCGGCCCCGCGGGTCGCGGCCGCGGAAGCCGAGATTCCGCAGACCGCCGACGCTCTCAACGGCGAGTACGTCCGACCCGGCGGCTCCGGCGCGCCGACCCGCGGCGGGGTAGACCTGCTGCCGACCGGGCGGAACTTCTACACGCTCGACCCGCGGAAAGTCCCGGCCAAGCCGGCGTGGAGCGTCGGCGAGCGGGTCGCCGAGGGCGTCCTCGACCGCCACTACGACGACCACGGCGAGTACCCCGAGGAGTTCGGGGTCGTCGCGTGGGGGACGCCGACGGTCCGGACCCGCGGCGAGACCATCGCGCAGGTGCTCGCGTTCATGGGCGTCGAACCAGTGTGGACCGACGCGGGCCGCGTCGACGGCGTGGAGCCGATTCCACTGGAGGACCTCGACCGCCCGCGAATCGACGTGACGACCCGCGTCTCGGGGTTGTTCCGCGACGCGTTCCCGCAGGCCGCGAGCGTCGTCAACGACGCCGTCGACGCGGTGGTCGAACTCGACGAGCCCCACGAGCTGAACTACGTGAAAAAGCACGTCGAGGAGGACGCCGCCGAGTTCGAGGCCGACGGCGTGGACGCCGACGAGGCCGAGAAACTGGCCAAACACCGCGTGTTCACGACGACGCCCGGCGGCTACGGCGCGGGGACGAACAAGGCCGTCGACGAGGGCGAATGGGACGACCGAAGCGACCTCGCGGACGTGTTCGTCCAGTGGGGCGGCTACGCCCTCGGGAGTCGCGGCAAGGTGACCGAGGCCCGCGACGCCTTCGAGCGCCGCTTGAGCGGCGTCGAGGCGACCGTGAAAATCGAGGACACCGCCGAACAGGACGAGTTCGACTCCTCCGACTGGTACGCCTTCCACGGCGGGTTCGTCTCCGCAGTCGGCGAGATTTCGGGGAGCGACCCGGCCTCGTACGTCGGCGACTCCAGCGACCCCGACAACGTCAGCGTCTACACGAACGAGGAGAAGGTCCGCAAGGCGATGCGGGCGCGCGTCCTCAACCCCGACTGGCTCGACAGCATGGAGGAACACGGCTACAAGGGCGCGGGCGACCTCTCGACCACGGTCGACGTCGCGCTCGGCTGGGACGCGACGACGGGCGTCGTCAGCGACACGCTCTGGGAGAGCCTCGCCGACGCCTACGCCTTCGACGAGGACCGACAGGAGTGGCTGCGCGACGTGAACCCGTGGGCGCTCGAAAGCATCACCGCGACGTTCCTCGAAGCCATCGACCGCGACCTGTGGGACGCCGACGACGACGTGCGAGAGCGGTTGCAGGACATCAACCTCTCCGTCGAAGGCGACCTCGAAGCGAACACGACGAACGCGATGACGCAGACCCAATCCGATGACTGA
- the cobJ gene encoding precorrin-3B C(17)-methyltransferase codes for MSESDTTTESKCGGATVESTDSADAESKCGASSSKSDDGSASKCGGSSGGSKKEQTAEKVEATVEDFDGEPGQLVAVGLGPGRASEMTTLAKDTLREADHIVGYTTYIELLPDDIVEDAEDIYSTPMCGEVSRTEEAVDRTLAGNDVAIVGSGDPNVYALAGLALEILESKGATASMVDFDVVAGVPAAQSCAARLGAPLVNDTVTISLSDHLTSMPTIESRLHAAAKEGFTIAIYNPWSRKRRSNYEKCCEILLEHRAPDTPVGIVHGAGRDDEEVEIVELGDLPDLGETDLVDMTTTLLVGNEETYVWDDRMVTPRGYEQKYEY; via the coding sequence ATGAGCGAATCAGACACGACAACCGAATCGAAGTGCGGCGGAGCGACGGTGGAATCGACCGACTCGGCCGACGCAGAATCGAAGTGCGGCGCGTCGTCCTCGAAGTCCGACGACGGCTCGGCTTCGAAGTGCGGCGGCAGTTCGGGCGGGTCGAAGAAAGAACAGACCGCCGAGAAGGTCGAAGCGACCGTCGAGGACTTCGACGGCGAACCGGGGCAACTCGTCGCCGTCGGCCTCGGTCCCGGCCGCGCGAGCGAGATGACCACGCTGGCGAAAGACACCCTCCGAGAGGCCGACCACATCGTCGGCTACACGACCTACATCGAACTCCTCCCCGACGACATCGTCGAGGACGCCGAGGATATCTACTCGACGCCGATGTGCGGCGAGGTCTCCCGGACAGAGGAGGCGGTCGACCGAACGCTCGCCGGCAACGACGTGGCCATCGTCGGGAGCGGCGACCCCAACGTGTACGCGCTGGCCGGCCTCGCGCTGGAAATTCTCGAATCCAAGGGCGCGACCGCGAGCATGGTCGACTTCGACGTGGTCGCGGGCGTCCCGGCGGCGCAGTCCTGTGCGGCCCGGCTGGGCGCGCCGCTCGTCAACGACACCGTGACCATCAGCCTCTCGGACCACCTGACCTCGATGCCGACCATCGAGTCGCGGCTTCACGCGGCCGCCAAGGAGGGCTTCACCATCGCAATCTACAACCCGTGGAGCCGCAAGCGCCGGTCGAACTACGAGAAGTGCTGCGAGATTCTCCTCGAACACCGCGCGCCCGACACGCCGGTCGGCATCGTCCACGGCGCGGGCCGCGACGACGAGGAGGTCGAAATCGTCGAACTCGGCGACTTGCCCGACCTCGGCGAGACCGACCTCGTGGACATGACGACGACGCTGCTCGTCGGCAACGAGGAGACGTACGTCTGGGACGACCGGATGGTGACGCCGCGGGGCTACGAGCAGAAATACGAGTACTGA
- a CDS encoding CbiX/SirB N-terminal domain-containing protein, translating to MSLERPDPALDDDAVLLVGHGSRREESNEQVRTLAAKLESRLSVPVDAAYIELAEPSIDDAIESMAPTCRTMTVVPLSLFAASHVKNDVPLAVQRARATHDDTEFRFGSHLGIHPSLVDLLDERVQAVESDLGVDREDDDVAVVLCARGSSDPDSNGDVHKLARLLYEGREFTRVESAFIGVTTPRLEETLHTVAKDRPDAVVVLPYMLGDGVLTGRIVDKAETFDEEYPYVDAGASGPLGTDDRVVETLADRYREARTGSVEMSCDTCKYKVELAGYEDDEGGARAMLRSLVHQAEHADRSDVDDDPHVHDAPEKHVAVCTNQTCAASGAATVLERLRQGVRDADDCDVHVSRSSCLGQCGDGPIVAVYPDSVWYGGVTPDDTDRIVSSHLERDRIVSNLVHQSL from the coding sequence ATGAGTCTCGAACGGCCCGACCCGGCGCTCGACGACGACGCGGTGCTCCTCGTCGGCCACGGCTCGCGCCGCGAGGAGTCCAACGAGCAGGTTCGGACGCTCGCCGCGAAGTTGGAGTCCCGACTGTCGGTCCCGGTTGACGCGGCGTACATCGAACTCGCCGAACCCTCGATAGACGACGCAATCGAGTCGATGGCACCGACCTGCCGGACGATGACCGTCGTCCCCCTCTCGCTTTTCGCCGCGAGCCACGTCAAAAACGACGTGCCGCTGGCGGTCCAGCGGGCCCGCGCGACCCACGACGACACCGAGTTCCGGTTCGGCTCCCACCTCGGCATCCACCCCTCGCTCGTGGACCTGTTAGACGAGCGAGTGCAGGCGGTCGAGTCCGACCTCGGCGTCGACCGCGAGGACGACGACGTGGCGGTCGTGCTCTGCGCTCGCGGGTCGAGCGACCCCGACTCGAACGGGGACGTGCACAAACTGGCCCGCCTGCTGTACGAGGGGCGGGAGTTCACCCGCGTCGAATCGGCGTTCATCGGCGTCACGACGCCGCGGTTGGAGGAGACGCTCCACACCGTCGCCAAGGACCGCCCGGACGCCGTCGTCGTCCTCCCGTACATGCTCGGCGACGGCGTGCTGACGGGGCGAATCGTGGACAAAGCCGAGACGTTCGACGAGGAGTACCCCTACGTCGACGCCGGCGCGTCGGGGCCGCTCGGCACGGACGACCGGGTGGTCGAGACCCTCGCCGACCGCTACCGAGAAGCGCGCACCGGGAGCGTCGAGATGTCCTGCGACACCTGCAAGTACAAGGTCGAACTCGCCGGCTACGAGGACGACGAGGGCGGCGCTCGCGCGATGCTCCGCTCGCTCGTCCATCAGGCCGAACACGCCGACCGGAGCGACGTGGACGACGACCCGCACGTCCACGACGCCCCCGAGAAACACGTCGCGGTCTGCACGAACCAGACCTGCGCCGCGAGCGGCGCGGCGACCGTTCTCGAACGACTCAGACAGGGCGTTCGCGACGCCGACGACTGCGATGTCCACGTCTCTCGAAGCTCGTGTCTCGGCCAGTGCGGCGACGGCCCAATCGTCGCCGTCTACCCCGACAGCGTCTGGTACGGCGGCGTGACGCCCGACGACACCGACCGCATCGTCTCGTCCCATCTCGAACGGGACCGCATCGTCTCGAACCTCGTCCACCAATCACTCTAA